In the Danio rerio strain Tuebingen ecotype United States chromosome 8, GRCz12tu, whole genome shotgun sequence genome, one interval contains:
- the calr gene encoding calreticulin isoform X1, whose amino-acid sequence MTALSLLFMAVSVALITAESNVYFREQFEDGDSWRSRWVESKHKTDYGKFVLSAGKFYGDAEKDKGLQTSQDAHFYAMSARFGDFNNKDQPLVIQFSVKHEQNIDCGGGYIKLFPSDLNQEDMHGDSTYNIMFGPDICGPGTKKVHVIFNYKGKNHLINKDIRCKDDEYSHLYTLIVNPDNTYEVKIDNKKVESGSLEEDWDFLPSKKIKDPEAKKPEDWDEREKIDDPEDQKPEEWDKPENIPDPDAKKPDDWDEEMDGEWEPPMVTNPDYKVLLFRLLWLFLGTSVPVGQVYLLLTFEHY is encoded by the exons ATGACTGCGTTATCCCTACTCTTTATGGCCGTGTCCGTCGCTTTAATAACCGCAGAGTCCAATGTTTATTTCCGAGAGCAATTTGAAGACGGAG ACAGCTGGAGGAGCCGATGGGTGGAATCCAAGCATAAGACCGACTATGGGAAGTTTGTGCTTTCTGCAGGCAAATTTTATGGCGATGCTGAGAAAGATAAGG GTCTTCAGACCAGTCAGGATGCTCATTTTTATGCGATGTCCGCTCGCTTTGGTGATTTCAACAACAAGGATCAGCCTCTCGTGATCCAGTTTAGTGTAAAACACGAGCAGAACATTGACTGTGGCGGAGGCTACATCAAACTTTTCCCATCAGACCTCAATCAGGAAGACATGCATGGAGACTCCACATATAACATCATGTTTG GTCCTGACATCTGTGGCCCTGGCACTAAGAAAGTACATGTTATCTTCAATTACAAAGGCAAAAATCATTTGATCAACAAAGATATTAGATGCAAG GATGATGAATACAGCCATCTGTACACATTAATTGTCAATCCTGACAACACATATGAAGTCAAGATTGATAATAAGAAGGTCGAATCTGGATCTTTGGAAGAAGACTGGGACTTCCTGCCTTCCAAAAAGATCAAAGATCCCGAAGCCAAAAAGCCTGAAGACTGGGACGAGAGGGAGAAGATTGATGACCCTGAAGACCAGAAACCAGAG GAATGGGACAAACCTGAGAACATTCCTGATCCTGATGCCAAGAAGCCTGATGACTGGGATGAAGAGATGGACGGAGAGTGGGAACCACCAATGGTCACCAATCCTGATTACAAGGTACTCTTATTTCGTTTATTATGGCTCTTTTTAGGGACTTCAGTACCAGTTGGTCAGGTTTATTTACTGCTGACATTTGAGCACTATTGA
- the tor3a gene encoding torsin-3A precursor, with product MFSLVIVSSLLAVSANADFFQFESISNVSTYYFNYLYCNIWEGDCQPHQDDATQQVPTGDIWSGFPQYYTGILTAWYCSVGQCCDSGDCRITNNITGLERDLQLKLHGQHLAQSVVLKAIQGFIKNPESNKPLTLSFHGWSGTGKNFVARIVADNLYRDGIKSECVRLFIAPFHFPHARLVDVYKGQLREAIRDMVLRCPQTLFIFDEAEKLHPGLIDAIKPYMDHYDNVDGVSYRRAIFLFLSNIGGGAINEVALDFWHSGQNREDIGMEDLEHLLRAEAMEAEGGFAQSELMSGHLIDFFVPFLPLEYRHVKLCAHDAYAARGLQPDEGTLDEVAKAMLYVPKEEKLFSAQGCKSIPQRINFFLP from the exons ATGTTTTCCTTGGTAATCGTGTCATCACTCCTGGCTGTTTCGGCTAATGCGGATTTTTTCCAATTCgaaagcatctccaatgtttctACCTATTATTTCAATTACCTCTATTGCAATATTTGGGAAGGAGACTGTCAACCACATCAGGATGACGCGACTCAACAAG TGCCTACTGGGGACATTTGGTCAGGGTTTCCCCAGTACTATACTGGCATACTGACAGCCTGGTACTGCAGCGTGGGTCAGTGCTGCGATTCAGGAGACTGCAGGATCACAAATAACATCACAG gtTTGGAGCGAGATCTCCAGCTGAAGCTCCACGGGCAGCATCTGGCCCAGTCTGTGGTTCTGAAAGCGATTCAAGGCTTCATCAAAAACCCTGAGTCCAACAAACCTCTGACTCTGTCCTTTCACGGCTGGTCTGGGACAGGCAAGAACTTTGTGGCCCGGATAGTAGCGGACAACCTGTACCGGGACGGTATAAAGAGCGAATGTGTGCGTTTGTTCATTGCCCCATTCCACTTCCCTCACGCGAGGTTGGTGGACGTGTACAAG GGCCAGCTGAGAGAAGCCATACGAGACATGGTTCTACGCTGCCCACAGACTCTCTTTATCTTCGACGAGGCCGAAAAACTTCATCCGGGACTCATCGACGCCATAAAGCCCTACATGGACCACTACGATAATGTGGATGGGGTCAGCTATAGGAGAGCCATATTTCTGTTCTTAAG CAATATCGGTGGTGGTGCCATCAATGAGGTGGCGCTAGATTTCTGGCACTCAGGACAGAACAGGGAAGATATTGGCATGGAGGACCTGGAACATCTTCTGCGTGCTGAAGCCATGGAGGCAGAAG GAGGTTTTGCACAGAGCGAGCTGATGTCAGGCCATCTGATTGACTTCTTTGTACCGTTCTTGCCGCTGGAGTACCGTCACGTGAAGCTGTGTGCCCACGACGCGTATGCAGCTCGTGGCCTTCAGCCGGATGAGGGAACGCTGGACGAAGTGGCCAAAGCCATGCTGTATGTGCCTAAAGAGGAGAAACTCTTCTCTGCACAAGGCTGCAAATCCATCCCCCAAAGAATCAACTTCTTTCTACCGTAA